In Dyella terrae, one DNA window encodes the following:
- a CDS encoding organic hydroperoxide resistance protein, producing the protein MTVSKILYTATATAKGGREGHIHSSDGVLDFDLRVPKELGGPGGAGSNPEQLFAAGYAACFEGAVRFVAREKKIAITDASVTGHVGIGPREPTGFGIAVKLEVHLPGIDREVAQELVDIAHRDICPYSHATRGNVDVEIVLV; encoded by the coding sequence ATGACCGTTTCCAAGATCCTCTATACCGCCACTGCCACCGCCAAAGGTGGCCGCGAAGGCCATATCCATAGCAGCGACGGTGTCCTCGATTTCGACCTGCGCGTGCCGAAGGAGCTCGGTGGACCGGGCGGTGCCGGCAGCAATCCGGAACAGCTCTTCGCCGCCGGCTATGCCGCCTGCTTTGAAGGTGCCGTGCGCTTCGTGGCCCGCGAAAAGAAGATCGCCATCACGGACGCTTCAGTGACCGGCCACGTCGGCATCGGCCCGCGCGAACCCACGGGCTTTGGCATCGCCGTGAAGCTGGAAGTGCATCTGCCGGGCATCGATCGTGAGGTGGCCCAGGAACTGGTCGACATCGCGCACCGCGACATCTGCCCTTACTCGCATGCCACGCGTGGCAATGTCGACGTCGAGATCGTGCTCGTTTGA
- a CDS encoding MarR family winged helix-turn-helix transcriptional regulator encodes MKPTNPLLLDQQLCFALYAASRAVTATYRPLLDDLGLTYPQYLTLLVLWEQDGLTVRELGQRLQLDSGTLTPLLKRMAQSGLVVRERRRSDEREVEIRLTDDGRALRQRAESIPACMAQRLCLTGEDMQRLRDQLKELTAQLSPQARS; translated from the coding sequence ATGAAGCCGACCAACCCCCTCCTCCTTGACCAGCAGCTGTGTTTCGCCCTTTACGCCGCATCGCGCGCCGTGACAGCGACTTACCGGCCCCTGCTCGACGACCTGGGCCTGACCTATCCCCAGTACCTGACGCTGCTGGTGCTCTGGGAGCAGGACGGGCTGACCGTCCGTGAGCTGGGTCAGCGGCTGCAACTGGATTCCGGGACGCTGACGCCGCTGCTCAAGCGCATGGCGCAATCGGGCCTGGTAGTGCGCGAACGTCGGCGCAGCGACGAGCGCGAAGTGGAAATCCGGCTGACCGACGACGGCCGCGCCCTGCGCCAACGCGCCGAAAGCATTCCCGCCTGCATGGCCCAACGCCTTTGCCTGACCGGCGAGGACATGCAGCGGCTACGCGATCAGCTCAAGGAGCTGACCGCGCAACTCTCCCCGCAAGCACGCTCCTGA